CAGGTAAGACCCCCCCATGGCTGAGCCAGCGGCAAGGAAGTCTAGGATCATCCCGCGGAAGAGGCAAGCGGCTCCCGGCCAGAGACTATAGGAGAAGGCGGCAACAAAAAGCGGACTTTCCCATCCAGGCAATGCAAGGGTCCCTAGCAGTTGTCTGGCAAAGTTCCGATAAACTCAACTTGCGCCCCGCGAGCTCTCTTCGAATGCCGCGGGTATAAGAGCTCGTCCTTCAGCCGGCGGCGGCTGGTTCGATCTTTTCGATCCTATTTCCGTTTGCGGCGACCGCTCTGATCATGTTGTATAAGAAAGGGCCAAGCAAGGTTACATGTCGTGTATAGAGTAAGTAAAAGAGAAGTGAGGCCTCCACGGGTTGTTACTGCTGCTCAATACTCTTGCTTGCGCCAGCTGACGACGACAAAAGATTGGCTGCGTTCctaatttgaaaaacagcGAATTCTGCAGTCACGACTGCAAGATTCGGCTCGGCTCGGCTCGGCTCGACTTGGCCCGGATTGTTTTTAACGAAGGCTTTTACCCTGTGAAATGGAGTCTCCTAACTGTTCGTCACCAATATATGTCCACCCGCCGAATTGCTTTTGAATACTCGCACTTAAATATTCATCTACTACACTGTCGATTGGTTTTTCCCTGGTGAATTCTTGGTCGAAGTTTGCCGTGTCTATTTCACTCTTCACGGGTGGCTTGTACGGCGGAATATAACCCTTCAAAAGTAACTTTTTCCACGAGatgtctttgaaaaagaagtgATTGCGGATTTCGTCCGTACCGTTAACGCCCAGTCTTCTGTTAGGATCCCTGCTTAAGAGACCTATCAGCAGATCTTTAGCGGCAAGATCAAATCCGTCAGGAAACAATAATGGCTGTTGCAAGATCTTCTTGTACATCACAGgaacattttcatcataatACGGCGGTAACCCTGTCATCATCTCGTATAGCAATATGCCCAATGTCCACCAGTCTACGGTCTTGGTATAGCCTTGTCCCAAGAGGATTTCCGGTGCTAGATATTCTGGAGTACCACAGAAAGTGTCTGTTTTGTCATTATCTTTCATATTCAGCTTGCAAAGTCCAAAATCGCACAATGCAATATGGCCTTGATAGTCCAGTAGAATGTTCTCCGGCTTCAAGTCACGATAAATGACGTCGAGTCTATGTAACGAATCGAGGGCGCATAATAGTTCTGAAATATAAAACCGGGATCGTGCTAGACTAAATTGTCCTTCATGTTGTAAATGGTAGAACAGTTCACCGCCATTTATGAAAGCTAGTACCAGGTACAACTTTTCTGGAGATTGAAACGAAAACTTCAAAGGAACAATGAAGGGGCAGTCAACTCTTGCTAAAACTGTTCTTTCCGCTAGAGTGTGCGTCACTTCACATTTCGATACGATGTATGCTTTTCTCAACGCCTTCAAAGCGTAAACCTTTTGAGTATCTCTCTTTCTTACTTGCATCACTTTACCGAATGAACCTCTCCCGATAACTTTCAAGAGATCAAAGTCATCAATAGAAAGGGGCTTGTTTTTAGAAGGTGTGTAATCCACAGTAATGTTCAATTTACCGTATCCTCTCTCTGACGAAATCCAGTGGTGGTTATATAGTCTTATTTGAGCCGCAGAATCAATTTCTAGATTTAATGGTAAATGGAAGGAATCCAAATGAACATCTTGGTTAGTATTTACCTTCTTGAAAATGTCTCTTAAAGTATCGTCTTGTTCGCCGATC
The window above is part of the Saccharomyces kudriavzevii IFO 1802 strain IFO1802 genome assembly, chromosome: 13 genome. Proteins encoded here:
- the YPK2 gene encoding putative protein kinase YPK2 (similar to Saccharomyces cerevisiae YPK1 (YKL126W) and YPK2 (YMR104C); ancestral locus Anc_2.446), with translation MHSWRIPKFKLGKSKEESGNNEDDNEKSWGNSLFHLHLGEKHHNGNPKSHDHEHEHHIRKINTNETLPSSLSSPKLRNDTSSKNSLGPESANPGDFERNASQSSTEKKAPGSESGLMTVKIYSGENFSLPFPITSNATILEKLLSSGILDSSPNDASEVATIMQELPRYKIADQGSAGEGLIDKTYATKFVPSTILLPGSANPSPLLYFTIEFDNSITTIGPDMGMMEQPVFNKISTFDVTRKLRFLKIDVFVRIPSLLLPSKNWQQEIGEQDDTLRDIFKKVNTNQDVHLDSFHLPLNLEIDSAAQIRLYNHHWISSERGYGKLNITVDYTPSKNKPLSIDDFDLLKVIGRGSFGKVMQVRKRDTQKVYALKALRKAYIVSKCEVTHTLAERTVLARVDCPFIVPLKFSFQSPEKLYLVLAFINGGELFYHLQHEGQFSLARSRFYISELLCALDSLHRLDVIYRDLKPENILLDYQGHIALCDFGLCKLNMKDNDKTDTFCGTPEYLAPEILLGQGYTKTVDWWTLGILLYEMMTGLPPYYDENVPVMYKKILQQPLLFPDGFDLAAKDLLIGLLSRDPNRRLGVNGTDEIRNHFFFKDISWKKLLLKGYIPPYKPPVKSEIDTANFDQEFTREKPIDSVVDEYLSASIQKQFGGWTYIGDEQLGDSISQGKSLR